The Entelurus aequoreus isolate RoL-2023_Sb linkage group LG04, RoL_Eaeq_v1.1, whole genome shotgun sequence nucleotide sequence CATtcactttagagcaggggtgtcaaacgtactgcCTCAGGCCGAATCAGGCATGTAAACAAGTTTAATCCGGCCCGTAGTACGAAAgatcagtttgctaaatataaaaatgagctgcatttctttgatgaaagaaactgctgtactAATTGTGTTCACTGGATGTCACaacagcaattcaagtgtaacctaTGTTACACATGACATCGTTTAAAGATGACATGTCAGATGTTTTtgagcgccctctggattggctgccgctactccaatcagcgcagcttgaaagaggtcagtatgatTATGTATGCAGTTTGGGAAGCCGCTCTTTGGTGTTCAGCGGTGTTGAGTAAAAAAAAGAGGTCCTCAGTGGTGTTTATTGAGTTTGTTTATTGAGCATCCTTCTACTAGCAGCTGGTGGCCATGTTGGTGATGATGGACAGGAAAGTGGTGGTAGGAAAGCGAGGGTCCAGCAGGAGCTGCTCCAGCATCTCTCTGCCTTTCTCTCTGGTGGTCACAGAGCACATAGAGCTACGCCACATACTTACCAGCGATCCGCCTGTCAACCACACCATGTATATATGTCAGTACTCCTATTCTTACTGTACTTACAACGGAATGTCAGTAAAACACACCAACAGTGTTAATACAGAATACCTTAAACAATGGCCTCGGGTCTAATAGACGCCGTGCCCCTAATAAGCCCCCCGCACATGTACATGCCTTCATCTGGTACTAGTTGGAAGTAATTGCCTTTGCTGTGACTTTTGTAGTTTCTGTAAAGgatattattgtgtgtgtattatGTCATTAATATTTGTATATAAGGAAATAAGGGAGCAGAAGTTGACATGACACTGCAATGTATTTATTACGGGTGAGGCGGTCATTAGAGCGTAGGCAATAACTGGGTTATAGTAATAACGACATATAATGAAGTTTTATTTTTAGCTTTTAAGAAAATTGTCATTATTGTCGGATCACACATGAGTAATGTTCATGCATACAACACCCCCCTTCCCTCCCCCAGACCGATACATTAATGAAACACTTCTAAAATGTAGTCACAGTGTACAcaatatgaaaatatatttttagaaatGAAGATGGGAAAGTatattaaagtaccactgatagtcacacacacacactaggtgtggtgaaattaacctccgcatttgacccgtccccttgttccaccccctgggaggtgaggggagcagtgagcagcactgatggccgtgctcgggaatcattttggtgatttaacccccaattccaacccttgatgctgaggtaggtaatgggtcccattttatagtctttggtatgactcggccggggtttgaactcacgacctaccgatctcagggcggacactctaaccacaaaacactgagcatatatatacatatatatatatacatatatatatatatatatatatatatatatatatatatatatatatatatatatatatatatatatatatatatatatatatatatatactactactactggcaTCCGTAAGTCTCGGAAGACAATGGATTAGCGCCCCTTGGATATGATTTAGTTGGTCATGCAGCGTCTGCTGTGGCTgtacagacccacacgggagtgacagtctcTGTTGCACTTGGTGCATTTATAAGTCGAGTCAGCAACAGGATGTAGTTGCTTGCTTTTTCTCTGAGCTCGCTTCTCATCTGCAAGCTGGCGGAGTTTTGCCTCGCCACCTTTCAGTCCAGTGTTCACGGTGTGTCTCCAGCTGGATCTGTCCTGAGCAAGCTCTTCCCAGGTGTTCAGGTCCATGTCGAGCACTTTCAGGTCACGCTTGCAGACATCCTTGAAGCGGAGATGTGGCCGTCCCGTTGTCCTCTTGCCGGAGGCAAGCTCTGCGTAGAGGATGTCTTTGGGGATCCGGCCATCGTCCATTCGACGCACATGGCCCAGCCATCGAAGGCGACGCTGACGGAGCAGAGTGACCATGCTGGGAATCTTGGCTTGCATCAGCACCTCGTTGTTTGTCACACGATCGCTCCATATAATCCCGAGTATGCGACGGAGGCAGCGCATGTGAAAGGCACTTAGCCTCTTCTCCTGCGAGAAGTACAGAGTCCAGGATTCGCTGGCGTACATGAGAGTACTTAGCACGCAGGCACGATACACAGCGatcttggtgttgattgtcagcaTGCTGTTGTTCCACACTCGTTGTGACAACCTGGCCAAGGTTGTGGAAGCCTTGCCGATCCTCTTGTTTATCTCTGCTTCCAGTGAGAGGTTGTCAGTGATGGTGGAACCAAGGTATGTGAACTGGCTGACGACCTATAGTTCATAGTCGTTGATGGTGATACAGGGTGGTTCAGCATCTTGGGCCATCACATTTGTCTTCTTCAGACTGATAGTCAGGCTGAACTCTTCGCATGCCTTTGCAAAGCGGTCCATCAGGCTCTGTAGCTCTTCTTCTGTGTGGGTGGCCAGAGCAgcgtcatctgcaaacagcatgtCTCTGATGGTTACCTTCCAGACCTTGCTCTTTGCTTTTAGGTGAGCCAGGTTGAACAGTCGGCCGTCTGACCGAGTGTGGAGGTAAACACCTTCGGTCGACGATCCGAAGGCATGCTTCAGCAGAACGGCAAAGAAGATGCCGAAGAGAGTGGGAGCGAGGACACAGCCCTGCTTGACGCCACTGCGGATGTCGAAAGCATCTGACGTCAAGCCGTCATATTGAACTGTGCCTTTCATGCCGTCATGGAACGACTTGATCATGCTCAGGAGTCTCGGTGGGCAGCCAATCTTCGCTAGGACTGTGAAGAGCCCATCCCTGCTGACAAGGTCAAACGCTTTGGTCAGATCTATGAAGGCCAGGAAGAGGGGCTTGTGCTGCTCTCTGCACTTTTCTTGCAGTTGCctgatggtgaagaccatgtcaatggttGATTTTTCCGAGCGGAACCCGCACTGTGACTCTGGGTATACTCTATCAGCAAGCTTCTGCAGTCTGTTCAGGAGGACGCGTGCAAAGACTTTGCCTACGATGCTTAGGAGAGATATTCCTCTGTAGTTGTTACAATCACTTCTATCACCCTTGTTCTTGTACAGGGTAACGATGTTGGCGTCTCTCATGTCCTGAGGTACTGCTCTTTCCTCCCAGCACTGACAGAGGAGGTCGTAAAGATGTTCCCTCAGTGTGCTGTCGCCGCACTTGATGACTTCTGGTGGTATGCCATCCTTCCCAGGCGCTTTCCCTGAGGACAGGCTCTCAATGGCCTTCTTCAGTTCAGCCACAGTGGGTTTCTCGTCCAGTTCAGCCATGAGAGGGAGGCTTTCAATGACTGCAAGGGCATCGGATGTGACTTGATTCTGTCTGGAGTACAGTTCGGAATAGTGTTCCACCCATCTCTCTATCTGCTTGCCTTTGTCCTGGGTGGTCTCGCCCGTGGCAGACTTCAGTGGTGCTGTAACCTTCTTGGTGGGGCCCATGGCTTTCTTGATGCCTTCGTACATGCCCCTGATGTTTCCAGTATCAGCCGCTAACTGGATGCTCTGGCAGAGCTGGAGCAGGTATTCGTTATATATACCTGGTTTATTCATTTATATACCACCAATAATTGCAGCCACACACTGGCGCAAGCTTGTATTTTTTAGGTAAGGCGTTTATATACATATCATATGTAAATAGTAATGatgtaatatatttttatactgtatttttttcatCTAAGTGTCTACAAAAGCACTGTTCAATTCTTTGAGGCGTGGTGTCTAATGGAGAGGAGGCTGCCATTTGAGGAAATAGTAATTTTGGCTTGCATCTTACCCAGAATGCTGTTCATGTTCTTCATCCAGGAGAAGACATTCAGAGTGTGGTTCTCTTCCTGGGTCATGTCGGCAATGTTGGGTGGACTGTCACCCTCCTAGCAGGAAGTCAAACAACGTCAGTTTGTCGGAAAAATAGATTGACGGACGGACGGGTGGATGGATGAACGTATGTGTGGATAGATAgatgatggatggacggatgtacACTGTAGTGGTGGTCCTAACCTGCAGAAGGCGGCCTGGCAGCGGTGTCAAGAACAACACAGATCTCTCGAGGGTGGACTGGAAGTTTGCGGCTGACACGTATTCTGCAGAGTTGAGCCAGCTGGTGGCAAAGCTGACCTCAGGTGAGGAGTAGTAACTCTGCCTGGATGCAAAGAGGGGGAAGTTACTTATCCAAGCTAGTATACGACGCAAGGAGCAGGAAGTTCCTAATTCATGCGAGTTCACGCTAAGAAACACACATTTCCACGCTGCACTTACTTGGCGTTGCAGGCTGCAGAGGCATGCAGTGAAGCCATGTGAGCGTCCCAGTAGAGTCCGAGGATGGCGTCTTTCTTCTCATTGTCGGGCAGGGGGGAGCTGGTGGAAGCCTTCAGACCCTGAAGACATGCGGAAAGACTTTCAAAGTTCTACTTTTGGAGGCAGCAAAGCAACTGTGACTCCTAAATAGTGTAGAAACATAGCAGTATGGAAAATGCATTCACACCTGGAAGAAGGCGTCCCACTTAGCCATGACGTCAGTGTGACGAGTGGTGCAGTCGGCGTAGGTGGTGCAGTATTCCTCGGTACCTTCAGGCGCCTCCATCTGCACCTGGGGACATCACAGGTAGACCATtagcatcatgtcctgtgtccttATTTCTGATGTCCACTTTGTGTGAATCCACACCTGGACTCCTTCTCCAAAGAAGCCTTGCTTGGCGGCAGACAGGAAAGGCAGGACGGATGTAAAGTGATTCACACCTGGGCGACAAGTACAAAGACTTTTTAAATAATCACTGTAAATGCTCCGAATAACTGCAGAGTTTGTCAAGGTTACCAGCAAAGCAATATTAACATCTATGGCTTAGACaacttgttgacattgtttttttttagtaaactccacaagatagcagtagctgcAGTTGATCAGCGATATTAACGCTGACTCAGCAGTTCGCTGTAACATtagttgtgttgctgctgtgttgtgcatCCTGTACTTACAGCCCCACCAGCTCTGGGGAGAGATGCACATGGTGTCTCCGGTCTGCAGGCCACAGGTTGTGGTGCCGGTCGGGTCAGCGAAACGTCCTGAGGAGGCCGTAGGACAGATGTTTTAAATGGGTTTATTTATGTAGAATCAAAAGGGGAACCTCAGCTCTTATTTATAAACCTTACACGCCAAGTATgtgaactgtaaaaaaaacacaattactcAGTGGAATGTTTGGgggttctttatttttttttactgagactTTTAGTTATAAATTACCCTGCAGGCAcatgacattgatacaatgttgattatacataaatgtccttttaaaactgactttaaaacaacattgaaaaatagtatttgtaaattgagacaatgtggatgtctaacgttggatccaccttgttggttgggaaatgaccacaattcaatggtcaaatttaatcagaacccaatattgatttaacgttgttgtttcaacgtttagttggagttgctcaacgtcaagacctaattcaacaagctcTCAACGTTGTACTAGATACTATTGCTAAACGATGATTCATTACAAGCCTATGCAGTCAGAAACAGAACAGAACTGATATATGTACCAAGATGGTTGCAAAGTGGGACTGACCTGATGTCAGCATCCAACCAGCCTGCAGAGGCAGACCCCATAAGGGACTGTCAGTAGGGCTGGTCCCCATGGAGCCCATGAAGGGGTTGGTGGCGGTGATGATCAGGCGATAGAAGCTCATGCGGTGCAGGAAGTTCCAAGGATTGGCCACCACAATGTCGTTCTGCACGGGCAGGTCGGTCACCTGGGCAGCAGCCTGAGACCACATGAGTGGCATGCCGTTTTCGACTATGACGGCAGAGGAGGCGATAGACGCCGCCAGGGCCACAAGAAGGCAGGAAAACGGAAGACGCAGCATGACTAAAAGCTGGAGAAGAAGGAGTCGAGAGCAGAGACACTGGACTGAAGTGAAGCGCAAACACCATGGGGTTTTATAGACCTTCTCATGGACGTTATCATATATGTTGGTCCATCCATGTGAGGTCAGTGACTGCTAGATAAGAAAAGCGTGTACCCTCAGACCGAGACTATTGACTTTGGGATCAAAGTTTGTTTATGTTTTCATGATGCAGTGGTCCCAGTTTGTCCCACTAATCCTTCTTTTTGCcctagtaagtaagtacatttgatATATAGCTCTTCTTGCAGAGGGAGCTCACTAAGCTTCACATGGTTCAAATACAAACAGTAATTACGATCAAAAATAAGCATATAGCATGATGCAACAACAGAAACAttgcaaataaaataatacatataataaaaataattaataagtaaaataatacaacatttaaaTGGAATATTACAGGAATACACACTTAAATGTGCTTTTAACTGCCTTTTAAAAATGTCCACATAAGGTTCAgtctattaactatctgtcatttagctggggacaccctacaacaggggtcaccaacgcggtgcccgcgggcaccaggtcgcccgtaaggaccagatgagtcgcccgcgggcctgttctaaaaaaaaaattaaaaaaaataaatacataccttttttttctttttaaaaaaaaaaaaaaaaatttaatctacatagaaaaaacacaagatacactttcaatcagtgcatcaacccaaacaacctcccccatgcacactcatccacacccactcacacaaaaggggttatttctttccaatattctggttcccacaacatagacaacacatctgcaagggacacagtccctgaagcacacatgattgtataggctgctggtccactaacattttcattaattactattttttatgtaattatttttatattgttttactttcttttttatccaagaaaatgttttttatttatttatcttattttattttattttttaaaaaagggccatatcttcaacagaccaggttgtcaatgaaattagatttgtttaaagggttttttaaaccaggcccagtccagataatgtccaagtcggactcagcaacacacaccttcattcatgtacacagaaaaaaattagggaacacaacagattgcatataatttataaacaaaattacattttcaaaataagcatttatgtacagtccagattatgtccaggtcactcaaattagggaacacaacaacagatatcatataatctataaacataattatactttcaaaataagcctttgaggacttctcatcttttttttaatgttttttggcatcattatcgttttcaaccatgtaactttctaaagttagaaaatactgaataaatgttttaaagaaagtaatactaagtgaatatctgtttttggccttaaaaataaacattttaccgagtactataattaaattgactaaatcatgattgtcaatgaactctcctaaaataacagaaaccacattaagcttcataaacaaaccaatccttaaacacattttttcaacttccacccaaaacaaaaacacaatatgacaataccaaaacaaatgcagggtggattcaggctcctgacaacaagattggcaatcatctgactctgtcatattccataattttaacattttccctgtgggtaagaatttataaataattttaatttgaaaataacaattttgcacatcgatagtggtttcatagattagtttgaatatgccatcccatggcaacgggcagtcaaaaaagtcctcccattttccatttgtgttgtatgaggcagccttcaaagatttctttattaaataaaaattatatatttttctatttattttagttcctttttgccaactagaatttcttattagaggtttacaaactaataatttactaGTTCCATCATTaactatttgtttccatcttttcccaattactccagttagttgataaaatgaaaagtgtcatgtctgtgttgatcttgtttttgttttgcttggtttttggacactttttagttcctggtttcacttcctggttttgttttgtttccatggttactcattagtttcacctgttccacgtttggagtcacacacacctgtctcacgttttcacattgtcatgtcacgcacctgttcacagttagtcacgcacctgttttcacttatcatgtcactatataggcttttctgtttctgttgttcgtcctggcgacatcacacattcatgccatgttcacagttccttgtcacgtaagtttttgtttaatgttcatagttctccgccattgtgcgcgccttttgtttcgtcatagtcaagttttttcctctgcggtgagcgctttttgtttgtacccttttgtttgtactttgtagtttatagtaataattaaactatgtctttacctgcacgccacgtccgttccaattcttgcatcttgggaaaacaaaaccctcacagtccccgttatgacagaatgtcgccagcatCAAAAAGTTTTTCCGCAAGAGGTTTGGACGAAGGAGCGTGGGCGGTACTGCGTGCGATGGAAGAGGAAACGCTGCACTATTCCTCCGTGgagcgcagagacctgatgtgggggccaaatggagaactggtgccattgagctccgtTTGGTCCGAAGACGTTGGCACGTCGCCCCAGCCGCGGAAGCGACGCCCAAGATGAAGGACGTTTGGGAAGACTTCTGCGAGGGGACGGGTGGCTTTGTTCCCGCAAGCTCCTTCTCCTCCGGGCGGAAACAGGCTGCTTCCTGCCCGGCTTCTCCAGGATGACGTCACGCCGTCGCCggaggatgacatcacagacaaagatttttttttcctcaactCTCTTTTCAGTCAACCGCTCCCAACTAAAGACTCCATGTCAATAACTAAACTTTATCAGaacatgtttttggacattagaaCAAGTCATGTCAAGCTATCTGATTTTCATGCCACACCCATGCCACGAAATGTTTCTTTTTCTGCACCCACAAAAATCCAAGTGGGAAAAgatgaaagacattttggacagtttggaggggaggattgtACCCTCCtcccgacctccctccacccaccccaaaagacggttccagaccgcggggagcgcgtctgggatccgctccttgaggggggggctagggctgggaattgttcaggtggggc carries:
- the LOC133648742 gene encoding protein LEG1 homolog — protein: MLRLPFSCLLVALAASIASSAVIVENGMPLMWSQAAAQVTDLPVQNDIVVANPWNFLHRMSFYRLIITATNPFMGSMGTSPTDSPLWGLPLQAGWMLTSGRFADPTGTTTCGLQTGDTMCISPQSWWGCVNHFTSVLPFLSAAKQGFFGEGVQVQMEAPEGTEEYCTTYADCTTRHTDVMAKWDAFFQGLKASTSSPLPDNEKKDAILGLYWDAHMASLHASAACNAKQSYYSSPEVSFATSWLNSAEYVSAANFQSTLERSVLFLTPLPGRLLQEGDSPPNIADMTQEENHTLNVFSWMKNMNSILGGSLVSMWRSSMCSVTTREKGREMLEQLLLDPRFPTTTFLSIITNMATSC